The window CTCCGTCACCGACGTCGGCGTCGACGTCAGCCACCATCGTCCGCCGAACGGTCTCGAACCCCAGTTTTTCGTAGAACGCGAGCGCCCGTTCGTTTTCGACGTCGACCTCGAGCGCGAACTCGGAACAGCCCCGTTCGCGCGCTCGAGTCCTGGCTCGATCGATCAACTCGCGAGCCAGCCCCGTCCCGCGGTACGGCTCTCCGACGTAGATGTCACGGATGACGAGCCGATCCGGACGGTCGAACGTCGACGGGGGCTCGTCGACCTCGGTCGCGACGAACCCGGCGAACTCGCCGTCTACCTCCGCGAGGGGCTCCTGCTCGCGACCACGACCGCGAGCGCGACTGTGACCGGAGTCAGCGTCGACGGCGACCCACGCCCGGTAACTGTCCTCCTCGAGACGGTCCAGCCGGTACTCGAGTTCCGACTCCACGGGATCGACGTCGTCGGCCAGCGCGAACCCCTCGGCTATTCCCTCGAGTTCGCGGTTGAAGGGCACCCAGAGCCTCTCGAGATAGCGACGGACGGCGGCTTCGTCTGCGGGGAGTCGACGGATCTCCATGTCTGTACTCGACGTTCGGCGGAGGCCGGCTTACCCTTGTCCTTCCGACTCGAGGAGGTCGTCGGCCCGCTCCGGGAGCGGATCGGCGACCACGCCGTCCTGCCGACCGAGGACCCGTGCGTGAGCGGCACAGACGTACCGGTTCTCGGCCCACGGGATGTGTAACTCGACGGCGGCGGGCCGCTGGCACTCCGCTTCGGAACACTCCATAGTCGTGTGAACGGGAGCCACGAGTTGAGCCTTTCCCCGGTTCCGTCCCCGCCCACGCTCACAGCAGGAACACGGCGATCAGGAAGCCGAACAGGACCGTCGCCGTCAGCAGCGCCTGGGCGGCCGTCGAGGCGAGCATGCCCCCGGTCGCGTACAGCGCCGACTGCGCGCTCTCGTCGACGTTGCCGTCGCGGACGAACTCGAGGGCGAAGACCGTCCCGAACAGCCCTACGAGCAGCCCGATCGGGCCGGTGACGACCATGAGGACGATCCCGACGGCGGCCGCGGCGGCGGTCGTTCCCCACGACGCGCCGCCGGCCTTCGCCGCGATCGAGCCGCCGAAGAACTCGACGAGCAGCGTCAAGACGCCGAGCAACGTCAGGACGGCGAGCGTGAGAGCGCCGGGCTCTGTGAAGCCGGAGTGCCACCAGTAGAGGTAGACGCCGGCCAGGGAGAGCAGACCCCCGGGGACCAGCGGCACGACGGTGCCGGCGACGGCGGCGACGAGCAAGGCGACCGCGAGGACCGTGATCGCGTCGACCATACCCCGACGAACGTGGGCCGACGCCAAAGTCGTGCTGTCGGCACCTTGAGGGGGAAGGCTGAGCCCCGAGCCCGAACCCCGCTACCTCGAGGACGGATACGGCTCACACCTCTCTACCCCTCCGCAGAGCGGACCGTCTCTCGAGTCGATACGATTACCTTCCGTCGGCTGAACGTCCACCCATGGCAGACGGCGCGATCATCGTCGGCGGTTCGTCCGGCATCGGCGAAGCGCTGGCTCGCGAACTCGCCGACGACGGCTACGTGGTCGGGCTGGCGGCCCGACGGACGGAACGGATGCGACGGATCGGTTCGGAACTGGCGACCAAGTCCTACGTCGCGACGATGGACGTCACCGACCCCGAGGACGCCCGCGAGGGCTTTTTCCAGCTCGCGGAGGCGATGCCGTCGGTCGACCTCGTGGTCGTCAGCGCCGGCGTCGCCGACGTCAACTACGACCTCGAGTGGGCGTCCGAACGGCGCACGATCGACGTCAACGTCCGCGGGTTCGCGGCGATCGCGACGGCGGCGATCTCGTACTTCGAGGAACGCTCCGGCCGTGCCGGCGAGACGGGCGGGCACCTCGTCGGCATCTCCTCGGTCGCGAGTCGGTTCGGCAACGGCGGCACGCAGGCGTACAACGCCTCGAAGGCGTTCGTCTCGCGCTACCTCGAGGGACTGCGAACCCGACAGGCCGGCTCCGGCGGGGACGTGACGATCACGACGATCGAACCAGGCTTCGTCGACACCGAGATGTCCTACGGCTCGTTCTGGCAGTGTTCCCCGGAGACGGCAGCAAAGCAGATCGTCCGCGCGATACGGAAGGAGAAGACCCACGCGTACGTCACGCGGCGGTGGCGGCTCGTGGCGTGGACGCTGTCGCTGGTGCCGAACGCAATTCTTCGGCGGGCGCTGTCCTGAACGCGCTATTCCCCGAACCGTTCCCGGACCTCGAGGGCCGCATCGACTCCGCGTTCGACCCCGTATCGGTCGACCAGCGGCCGGACCGCATCGCCGAGCGCGCGCATACACTGCCCCGCGGAGGGGTACTCGAGCCGGTCCGCGACGGCGGGCCACTCCCGCCCCTGGAGCCCGCGGAGGACCAGCAGCCGCTCCTCCCGCGGCGTGAGGTCGACGTCGGCCGGGTCCTCGACGAAGTACCGGACGATCAGCCGGCGGAACGGGCCGGGGTCGACGTCGAACAGCCCCGGGCCGTAGGCTGCGCCCCCGACCACGCGCCACTCGTGGTCGCTCACCTCGAGCGGCGGCGCGGCGTCGGCGTCGACGCTCCGGAGGACCGCGCGGGCCACGTCGGGATCGAGGTCGGCGAGCGAGTCGGTACATAGCGCGGAGAACCGCCGGGCGAACCACGCGGCGTGGCGGTCGCGGAGCCGCTGCCCGGCCCCGGAGACCGGCGCGAGCATGAGCGCCGAGTACTCCCCGCTGGCGTCGTTGCGGGTGGTCGAGACGTGAACGGTCCGGTAGCCGTTTTCGCGCCAAAACTCGAGCAAGCCGGGCGTCGCGCCGAAGCCGGTGCCGAGCCAGTCGATGTTCGAGTCGTCGTCGCTCGCGAACTCGTCGCGAACGTGCTCGAGCAGCGCCGAGCCGAGCCCGCGCGAGCGCGCCGCGTGGTGGGTCGCGATGCGGACGACCCGCAGTCCGGCGGGGGCGCCCGCTTCCTCGTCCCGGAGCTGGCTGGTCAACACGTCCGGGAGCATGTTCCCGCGCACGCGGCCGCCCTCGTACATCTCGGCGCGGGTCTCCGCCGAGAGGTTCCCCTCGCGAGCCAGGAGGGCGACGCTGACGACGTGGCCGTCGTGGACGAGGGCGCGAGCCTCGAGGTTCGGCGCGTCGAGCAGGCGCGCGAGGTCGTTGGGCTCGGTCCGGTAGTGGGCGAGCACCAGCAGCCCGAACGCCTCCCGCAGGAGGCGGTCGTCCGCGAGCAGGTCCACGGGCTCGAGTCGCCGGTACTCGACGCTGTCGGGGGCGGCGTCCTCGACCAGCGGCTCGACCGGCGGCCGGGCGTCGAGCAACAGCGCCCGGAAGGCCCATACCTCGACGGGGTCGCCCGCGGCGTAGCGGATCGGCTCCACGAGGGTCCGTTCGGTCACCTCGTGATCGCTTCCAGCCAGTCGGTCCCGGAACCGAACGGAGAACCCGCGGCCGGCACCCTCGTAGCCGTGGATCGTCGTCGCGAACGCGACGGCGTCGGCCGCGAGGAACGCCTCGAGCCGCGAGACGGGCAGCGCGGCGGCTTCGTCGACGATCACGACGTCCGCCTCCCCGACCGCGTCGACGGCCGCGGCGGGTTCGAGGAACCGGACCCGGCCGCCCGCCGTCGTCTCGACGTGGCGGCCGTCGACGCTCGAGGCGACCCCCAGCGTCTCGCAGAGTTCGCCGGCCCGGTCGAACGCCTCGCGGGCGTTGCGCGCGTCGGGGGCCGTGACGAGCACGTCCGCGCCGTCGGCGGCGAACGCGCCGGCCGCGAGCCCCGCGGCGCTGGATTTCCCGCGCCCGCGGTCGGCCTCGAGCACGACGGCGCGGCGTGATTCCTCCTCGCCCGCGCGAAGCGATTCGAAGGCCTCGACCGCTTCGGCCTGGTCGCTCGTGAGACAGGCCTCGTAGGCTGCGGCCGGGAACCGACGGTCGGACGACGGGTCGGACCGCGGGTCGACGGCATCGGCGTCGACTTCGGGAAGGCGCGGCGCGGGATCCGTCAGCCCGTCGTCCGCGATCCGGCCGGCCTCGAGGTCGACGATCGCGACGCCCCGATGGTCCCGAAGGGTATCGACGAGCCGCCGGCGAAACCGGCCCGAAACGTCCGCGAGCGCGAACGGCGGGACCGCGAGCGACTCGTCGAACGACCCGCGACGGTCCGGCCACTCCTCGAGCGGCGGGGTCAGGAGCACGAGCAGGCCGCCGCCGTCGACGGCGCCGACGACCTTCCCGAGGGCGTTCGGGCGGAGTCCGTCGTGGGCGTCGATGGCGACGATATCGCGAGTCGTTCCGAGCAGTTCGCTCGCGTGAACGCCTTCGATCTGCTCGCAGCGCAGTCGGTCCTCGGGGCCGACGAGCGTGGTGCTCGTGATCGGCACCGGGAGCGAATCGAGGACCGCCTCGAGCGCCTCGTACCCGCGTTCGCGATCACCGGCGAGGACCAGGGCCCGGCGCTCGTTCGCATCTCGTGCCTCCGCGGCGAGCGCCGCCGCGAGGTCCGCGACGTCGTCCATACGTTCGCCTTCGCGCCTCGAGAGTAATAGGCACCGGAACCGCGAGGGGCGAGAAGCGGGGGCCGCTACGAGTCGGTCCGACCGGGAGCGTTCGGCCAGCCCATCGGCGTGCCGTCCGGCTGTCGGACCCACCAGCCCGCGAGGACGGCGTAGCCAGCCGCGACTGCGATCACCATCGGCAGCCCGCCGATGGGGTGCCACAGGCCGGGGCCGGTGACGGCGGTCCGGACGATCGTCGGCGTCGCCGGCTGTCCCGGTACGGGTGCGGCGAGGATGTTGTTCGCCGCGAAGTTGATCGCGAAGTGAACGCCGATCGGGGCCGCGAGTCGACCGGTGAGGACGTACGTGACCGCGAGCAGTCCGCCCATGAGCGTCCAGACGACGAGCATCCCGGCGAGCGAGGCGTTCCCGGGAACTGCCGACGCTGGCGCGTGGAGGGACCCGAAGACGACCGAGGAGACGACGACGGCACCGACGGTGGCCGCACACGGGGACAGCGATCGGGAGGCCAATCCCTCGGTCGCGTTCGTGACGAACAGCCCTCGGAAGACGACCTCCTCCCAGAAGCCGACGCAGAGCCAGACGACGGCGAACGCGGCGATACCGAGCGGAAGCGAGCCGACGGATCCGGGGGAGAGGACCCCTTCGATCCTGACGCTGCCGACCGCGTAGCCGATCCCGTACGCGAACCCGAGCACCGCACCCCCGAAGAGGACGCCGATCCCGAACTGCTGTCCCCACTCCCGGGACGCGTCGAACCCATACTCGGCGATCGGTCGCCGATCCAGCGCCCGCGCCGAACCGACGAGAACCAGGGCCGCGACGGCGGCGGCCGACCCGTTCGAGAGGAGACCGGCCCACGGCGGTGCCGGCTCGAGGCCGAACGCGGCCGACAGGACGCCGGGGACGACGCCGGCCCCGATCACCAGGACCGTCAAGAGCGGAACCGCGATCCGCCAGATAGCCCGTGGGCGGGGGTCGTCCCGGCCACGGACGATCCTCGAGACGAGACGGCGCAGGCGGCTCGGTTCGGTCATCGGTCTACCACCGGCGAAAGGGCCGAGGGCGGGACGGAGTCGGCTGATCGCCGTCCGGCCGGTCGGTCGGTCAGGGGAACGATCCGGTAGCGGATGGACGGTCGCATCTGATCTCGAATGCGGACGCTCGGCCCGTATAACTGAGCCGTAGCGTATTATTGTTCTCGAGATTAGATGTCCAGGGGATGGCCGACGATCGAACGCGGTGGACCGACCGCACGGGGGTCTTCGATCTGCTCACCAACGAGACGCGGGTGGGGATCGTCGCCGAACTCGCGGCTCGACTGGGGGACGACCGCGACGGTCGTGACCTGTCCTTCTCGGAACTCAGGCGGCGCGTCGAGGGCCGGGAAACGGGGAACTTCTCCTACCACCTCGAGCCGCTCGAGGGGACGCTCGTCGAGCGGACCGAACGGGGAACCTACCGGCTGACGGAACGCGGCGCGTACCTCGCGAGCGTGCTCGCGGCGGGGTTCTACGAGGAACACGAACTGCGGACCGTCGCGAAGGAAGTCGGGCCCTGTCCGGAGTGCGACGAACCCCTCGAGTGTCGCCACGAGAACGGCCTGTTGCGCATCGCGTGTGCGAACGACCACGCTGCGGCCCAGATTCTGATGCCCCGCAGCCAACTCGAGCGCCGTTCGGCCGACGAACTGGTGACCGCGGCGACGGCAGTCGCCCACTACCACACGTCGCTCGTCCGACGGGGAGTGTGTCCGCTGTGTCACGGCACGACGGAGGGCACGCTCGAGGAGGGGCCGGCCGAGCGCCCCCATGTGACGTATCGCTGTCGCCACTGCGGAGTCGCCGGGTTCGGCGCACCGGGCGTCTTCCTCCTCGATCATCCGGCCGTCGTCGCCTTTCTCCACGAGCACGGGATCGACGCCCGGGAGATACCACCCTGGAGCCCGCTGCTCGCTGACGGGGGTTCCGTCGACTCGACGGTGGTGAGCCGCGATCCGCCGCGGCTCCGCTGTAGGGTTCGGCTCGAGGGTGACGAACTCCAGTTGGGTTTCGACGTCGCCGCGGGCCGAACCCGGCTCGAGGGACCGGCCGGGGAGAGCGCTGGCGACGACGGTGGTGGGAACGGAGGGTAACCGATTACCGGACCACCGGACCGGATCGTCATCACGGGAGCGTGCCGGAACCGTGCGGACGGCTCTCACCCCCTCGCGCGTTTGAACACGCTTTTAAGGGGGGCAACGCTACTCCGTAGTACACCCTACGCGGGGTTGATGATGCTCCTAGCCACACAGGACTTCCGCCGAACTCAGTTCGGCCAGGGGTGACCAGCGCCCCGGACGGCAGGGGAGCGCGAGCCCACGCGTAGGAGAGGTGAACAACCAATGTCAGTCTACGTCACAACCGACATCCCAGCCGACCTCGCCGACGACGCCCTCGAGGCGCTCGAGGTCGCACGAGACACCGGACGAGTAAAGAAAGGAACC of the Halobiforma lacisalsi AJ5 genome contains:
- the tmcA gene encoding tRNA(Met) cytidine acetyltransferase TmcA — encoded protein: MDDVADLAAALAAEARDANERRALVLAGDRERGYEALEAVLDSLPVPITSTTLVGPEDRLRCEQIEGVHASELLGTTRDIVAIDAHDGLRPNALGKVVGAVDGGGLLVLLTPPLEEWPDRRGSFDESLAVPPFALADVSGRFRRRLVDTLRDHRGVAIVDLEAGRIADDGLTDPAPRLPEVDADAVDPRSDPSSDRRFPAAAYEACLTSDQAEAVEAFESLRAGEEESRRAVVLEADRGRGKSSAAGLAAGAFAADGADVLVTAPDARNAREAFDRAGELCETLGVASSVDGRHVETTAGGRVRFLEPAAAVDAVGEADVVIVDEAAALPVSRLEAFLAADAVAFATTIHGYEGAGRGFSVRFRDRLAGSDHEVTERTLVEPIRYAAGDPVEVWAFRALLLDARPPVEPLVEDAAPDSVEYRRLEPVDLLADDRLLREAFGLLVLAHYRTEPNDLARLLDAPNLEARALVHDGHVVSVALLAREGNLSAETRAEMYEGGRVRGNMLPDVLTSQLRDEEAGAPAGLRVVRIATHHAARSRGLGSALLEHVRDEFASDDDSNIDWLGTGFGATPGLLEFWRENGYRTVHVSTTRNDASGEYSALMLAPVSGAGQRLRDRHAAWFARRFSALCTDSLADLDPDVARAVLRSVDADAAPPLEVSDHEWRVVGGAAYGPGLFDVDPGPFRRLIVRYFVEDPADVDLTPREERLLVLRGLQGREWPAVADRLEYPSAGQCMRALGDAVRPLVDRYGVERGVDAALEVRERFGE
- a CDS encoding DUF7351 domain-containing protein; translation: MADDRTRWTDRTGVFDLLTNETRVGIVAELAARLGDDRDGRDLSFSELRRRVEGRETGNFSYHLEPLEGTLVERTERGTYRLTERGAYLASVLAAGFYEEHELRTVAKEVGPCPECDEPLECRHENGLLRIACANDHAAAQILMPRSQLERRSADELVTAATAVAHYHTSLVRRGVCPLCHGTTEGTLEEGPAERPHVTYRCRHCGVAGFGAPGVFLLDHPAVVAFLHEHGIDAREIPPWSPLLADGGSVDSTVVSRDPPRLRCRVRLEGDELQLGFDVAAGRTRLEGPAGESAGDDGGGNGG
- a CDS encoding SDR family NAD(P)-dependent oxidoreductase produces the protein MADGAIIVGGSSGIGEALARELADDGYVVGLAARRTERMRRIGSELATKSYVATMDVTDPEDAREGFFQLAEAMPSVDLVVVSAGVADVNYDLEWASERRTIDVNVRGFAAIATAAISYFEERSGRAGETGGHLVGISSVASRFGNGGTQAYNASKAFVSRYLEGLRTRQAGSGGDVTITTIEPGFVDTEMSYGSFWQCSPETAAKQIVRAIRKEKTHAYVTRRWRLVAWTLSLVPNAILRRALS
- a CDS encoding DUF456 domain-containing protein, with product MVDAITVLAVALLVAAVAGTVVPLVPGGLLSLAGVYLYWWHSGFTEPGALTLAVLTLLGVLTLLVEFFGGSIAAKAGGASWGTTAAAAAVGIVLMVVTGPIGLLVGLFGTVFALEFVRDGNVDESAQSALYATGGMLASTAAQALLTATVLFGFLIAVFLL
- a CDS encoding GNAT family N-acetyltransferase, whose translation is MEIRRLPADEAAVRRYLERLWVPFNRELEGIAEGFALADDVDPVESELEYRLDRLEEDSYRAWVAVDADSGHSRARGRGREQEPLAEVDGEFAGFVATEVDEPPSTFDRPDRLVIRDIYVGEPYRGTGLARELIDRARTRARERGCSEFALEVDVENERALAFYEKLGFETVRRTMVADVDADVGDGAE
- a CDS encoding CPBP family intramembrane glutamic endopeptidase, which encodes MTEPSRLRRLVSRIVRGRDDPRPRAIWRIAVPLLTVLVIGAGVVPGVLSAAFGLEPAPPWAGLLSNGSAAAVAALVLVGSARALDRRPIAEYGFDASREWGQQFGIGVLFGGAVLGFAYGIGYAVGSVRIEGVLSPGSVGSLPLGIAAFAVVWLCVGFWEEVVFRGLFVTNATEGLASRSLSPCAATVGAVVVSSVVFGSLHAPASAVPGNASLAGMLVVWTLMGGLLAVTYVLTGRLAAPIGVHFAINFAANNILAAPVPGQPATPTIVRTAVTGPGLWHPIGGLPMVIAVAAGYAVLAGWWVRQPDGTPMGWPNAPGRTDS